The following are from one region of the Aspergillus chevalieri M1 DNA, chromosome 1, nearly complete sequence genome:
- the RCY1 gene encoding exocyst complex component Sec10 family protein (BUSCO:EOG09260NXJ;~COG:U;~EggNog:ENOG410PGCX;~InterPro:IPR001810,IPR009976,IPR036047;~PFAM:PF07393,PF12937;~go_component: GO:0005737 - cytoplasm [Evidence IEA];~go_function: GO:0005515 - protein binding [Evidence IEA];~go_process: GO:0006887 - exocytosis [Evidence IEA]), producing MSKTKNGPGTGGKPRRDVLASLKMASMEDVSRAALPAEILSSVFDYLSPVDLIRVARSSKLLCEIAYDDTRWVQKMKKMGCWNEIEARKRVEHVYGTIVDPKSVEKQELAEQGKGTSAAIGDVEGSTASAMKSISDGFDQINVSTTAPVDTQELERDPVLGALKLVKSVRGEARQEYGKVHAALSPFYEDIVTFGPSTKNLVFQKYNDPHHQSQILSQLQAFSNCDNNESWRERIARLQEAVSLFETAALKEFRQGYETEDIDGTMKKYSHVLCTLNGGGSAVEYFIHHNHMVTRKSEFARVADCIDPVTSRVKLQQTQVFFTRLSVAYNEEVSIINRIFPPPTKVASPFVEKVGQDVLYPFLTAIFDELHRSNIESYLNAVSVTFAQCQNLSETLLPIQNAPDSFDEFLDSVITKVYEPHMDLYLAEELDHFRKWSDSAVGEWDRQLDEQAASTESFLMSNVNRQADKRDFLSSFKKVIMAPVNILPSFSGNKSNETKSDQDSTAGDVSSLKSPNRFSTIASPAPVTVTEAPTSELAAKAALMKSKMEGIRSLFSIEVALSMVHAAKSSLERAAQFVRIGGQTGAAAKQQCQAIFVTLLRILGHRHVIVGFNRAVDHLSNYRPREQGERDQSGVEPLVTFLELVNVGDLILQMVDVFYEQELVSSKLTDRNDFLDPAVKEKKKFEQMLDERVATGLSKGIDVLMEEVDYILATRQLATDFNPGISNDPYRQTMNVGVTEAASAVVDVVSSHTQMLVGSTDKSTLDVFNQEVGLRLFAALCKHLKRQRISIEGSLRLISDMNHYFKFVQTLRNSNLLLYFKAFRELSQIYLIDPSDAKELATIIADAGRFQGIWRVEEVYEFAERRADWYQVKRDVERAMYGIGCTVM from the exons ATGTCGAAAACAAAGAATGGGCCAGGGACTGGCGGGAAACCGCGCAGAGATGTGCTGGCCTCGCTCAAGATGGCCTCTATGGAGGATGTCTCCAGGGCTGCTCTGCCGGCAG AGATCCTCTCGTCCGTCTTCGATTACCTCTCCCCCGTCGATCTTATCCGAGTTGCGCGATCCTCCAAGTTGCTGTGCGAGATAGCATACGATGATACGAGGTGGGTacagaagatgaaaaagATGGGTTGCTGGAATGAAATAGAAGCTAGGAAACGTGTCGAGCATGTCTACGGAACCATTGTCGATCCGAAAAGCGTTGAGAAGCAAGAGCTAGCGGAGCAAGGCAAAGGAACATCTGCGGCAATTGGCGATGTCGAAGGCAGTACGGCATCCGCAATGAAATCGATCTCGGATGGGTTTGACCAAATCAACGTTTCTACGACTGCGCCGGTTGATACGCAGGAGTTGGAAAGAGATCCGGTCCTAGGAGCGTTGAAGCTGGTCAAATCGGTACGCGGAGAAGCCCGCCAGGAGTATGGAAAGGTTCATGCGGCACTGTCTCCGTTTTACGAGGACATCGTCACTTTCGGCCCTTCGACAAAAAACCTCGTCTTCCAGAAATATAATGACCCCCACCACCAGTCGCAGATCCTGTCGCAACTGCAGGCTTTTTCGAACTGCGATAATAACGAAAGCTGGCGCGAACGAATTGCGAGACTACAAGAAGCCGTGTCCCTGTTCGAAACAGCCGCCTTGAAGGAATTCAGACAAGGCTACGAAacggaggatattgatgggACGATGAAAAAATACTCTCACGTTCTTTGCACATTGAACGGTGGCGGCTCTGCTGTCGAATACTTTATCCATCATAATCACATGGTGACCCGGAAATCTGAATTCGCGCGAGTGGCAGACTGCATTGATCCAGTCACTAGCCGGGTGAAGTTACAACAAACGCAAGTCTTCTTTACCCGGCTGAGTGTAGCCTACAACGAAGAAGTATCGATCATCAATCGCATCTTCCCCCCGCCGACAAAGGTTGCCTCGCCATTTGTGGAGAAGGTGGGACAGGACGTTCTATATCCTTTCCTGACTGCGATTTTCGACGAGCTACATCGCTCCAACATCGAGTCGTACCTGAATGCCGTTTCAGTAACGTTTGCCCAATGTCAGAATTTATCTGAGACCCTTTTGCCGATCCAGAATGCACCAGACAGCTTTGATGAGTTCTTGGACAGCGTGATCACCAAGGTATACGAACCGCATATGGACTTGTATCTTGCCGAAGAGCTGGATCATTTCAGAAAGTGGTCGGATTCTGCTGTGGGAGAATGGGATCGTCAGCTTGACGAGCAGGCTGCGTCGACTGAGTCCTTTTTGATGTCGAATGTGAATCGCCAAGCCGATAAGAGGGACTTTTTGAGCTCGTTCAAGAAAGTGATCATGGCGCCAGTCAACATTCTCCCCAGCTTCTCGGGGAATAAATCGAATGAGACGAAATCGGATCAAGATTCCACTGCCGGCGATGTCTCGTCATTGAAAAGCCCGAATCGATTCTCGACGATTGCGTCCCCGGCCCCCGTTACAGTAACGGAGGCTCCGACATCCGAACTCGCAGCCAAAGCTGCTCTCATGAAGTCGAAGATGGAAGGCATCCGATCGTTGTTCAGCATTGAGGTAGCTCTCAGTATGGTACATGCAGCCAAGTCAAGCCTTGAACGAGCAGCGCAGTTTGTGAGAATCGGTGGTCAGACAGGTGCAGCCGCGAAACAGCAGTGTCAGGCGATATTCGTTACCTTGTTGCGTATCCTTGGACACCGCCATGTCATTGTTGGCTTTAACCGGGCGGTGGATCATCTCTCTAACTACCGGCCACGCGAGCAAGGGGAACGTGACCAATCCGGAGTGGAGCCTCTGGTCACATTTCTGGAGCTGGTTAACGTTGGTGATCTCATTCTCCAGATGGTGGATGTGTTCTACGAACAGGAACTCGTGAGTTCCAAACTAACCGATCGGAACGACTTCCTTGACCCTGCCgtgaaggaaaagaagaaattcGAGCAGATGCTCGATGAGCGCGTTGCTACAGGTCTGAGCAAGGGTATCGATGTGCTTATGGAGGAAGTGGACTACATTCTGGCAACACGGCAACTGGCAACAGACTTCAACCCGGGAATCTCCAACGATCCGTACCGGCAAACCATGAACGTGGGCGTCACAGAAGCCGCTAGTGCCGTGGTCGACGTGGTATCATCGCACACGCAAATGTTGGTCGGAAGTACGGACAAGAGCACACTAGATGTTTTCAACCAGGAAGTCGGGCTGCGGCTCTTTGCGGCTCTCTGCAAGCATCTGAAGCGCCAGCGGATCAGCATCGAAGGCTCCCTTCGATTGATCAG TGACATGAATCATTACTTCAAATTCGTCCAAACGCTACGAAACTCCAACCTACTCC